A portion of the Tenacibaculum todarodis genome contains these proteins:
- a CDS encoding Fn3-like domain-containing protein, producing MKRVVKLLGLVLLVLVSVSGVTYTKPSVEKFQNKTNCLAKLEVIGNKTKKSLSKENVSYKLLLTNLSKKPSVYLISINEDVETCLKNIKEAKSFHSKNMLPVSISSTITYNNKSFKEINILPGEKKQLKVTFKAPNKNVKNYWKCSKVSVMSKECNSVITSVSLKTYVPDPELR from the coding sequence ATGAAAAGGGTAGTAAAATTATTAGGGTTAGTACTTTTAGTTCTTGTTAGTGTAAGTGGAGTAACTTATACTAAACCTTCAGTAGAAAAATTTCAAAACAAAACCAATTGCCTAGCTAAATTAGAAGTTATAGGAAATAAAACTAAGAAATCTTTGTCAAAAGAAAACGTTAGTTATAAACTACTCCTTACTAATTTATCTAAAAAGCCTTCAGTCTATTTGATTAGTATAAATGAAGATGTTGAAACTTGCCTTAAAAATATAAAAGAAGCAAAATCTTTTCACTCGAAAAATATGTTGCCCGTAAGTATATCATCTACGATAACCTATAATAATAAATCTTTTAAGGAAATTAATATTCTTCCTGGAGAAAAAAAGCAATTAAAAGTAACATTTAAAGCACCAAATAAAAACGTAAAAAATTATTGGAAGTGCTCCAAAGTAAGTGTTATGTCTAAAGAATGTAATAGCGTAATAACTTCAGTTAGTTTAAAAACTTATGTACCTGATCCTGAATTGAGATAA
- a CDS encoding DUF11 domain-containing protein, which yields MKIISFKKIIFFLFLVNVLGISAQTVTKTYSGGIVTVDGETETLPGVVFAASDFPSGCVVESVSVIITWNKTDGSCASPNTGNSYHNETGFIISGPIGNTTLAATGTWSGSTSINNVTTAFNSSGGSPSGTPVSGSFGAPGLSSYIGDNPIGTWSLIGQDTANQDPLCIISYTVAITVTNINANAGPNITLCEGETTNLSATANGTGLTYSWDNGLGAGQTQSFVHTKTGGDGNQNVNYTVTVTDANGCTDTDVVRVTYRSAPDVTVTKTDSECNQDNGTITFSFLDNTARTNIEFSLDNQASYESPAPSDASGSVTYSSLAPGTYNIWTRWGNNQCPVDLGSITIDEVDTTAPVAPTIADETFECSGTPTTPTTTDACDPATINGTTTTTFPITTLGTTVVTWTFTDASGNSTTANQNVIVQDTTAPVTPTIADETFECSGTPTTPTTTDACDPATINGTTTTTFPITTLGTTVVTWTFTDASGNSTTADQNVIVQDTTAPVTPTIADEIFECSGTPTTPTTTDACDPATINGTTTTTFPITTLGTTVVTWTFTDASGNSTTADQNVIVQDTTAPVTPTIADETFECSGTPTTPTTTDACDPATINGTTTTTFPITTLGTTVVTWTFTDASGNSTTANQNIIIQDTTAPVTPTIADETFECSGTPTTPTTTDACDPATINGTTTTTFPITTLGTTVVTWTFTDASGNSTTANQNVIIQDTTAPVTPTIADETFECSGTPTTPTTTDACDPATINGTTTTTFPITTLGTTVVTWTFTDASGNSTTANQNVIVQDTTAPVTPTIADETFECSGTPTTPTTTDACDPATINGTTTTTFPITTLGTTVVTWTFTDASGNSTTADQNVIVQDTTAPVTPTIADEIFECSGTPTTPTTTDACDPATINGTTTTTFPITTLGTTVVTWTFTDASGNSTTANQNIIIQDTTAPVTPTIADETFECSGTPTTPTTTDACDPATINGTTTTTFPITTLGTTVVTWTFTDASGNSTTANQNVIVQDTTAPVTPTIADETFECSGTPTTPTTTDACDPATINGTTTTTFPITTLGTTVVTWTFTDASGNSTTANQNVIVQDTTAPVTPTIADETFECSGTPTTPTTTDACDPATINGTTTTTFPITTLGTTVVTWTFTDASGNSTTANQNVIIQDTTAPVTPTIADETFECSGTPTTPTTTDACDPATINGTTTTTFPITTLGTTVVTWTFTDASGNSTTANQNVIVQDTTAPVTPTIADETFECSGTPTTPTTTDACDPATINGTTTTTFPITTLGTTVVTWTFTDASGNSTTADQNVIVQDTTAPVTPTIADEIFECSGTPTTPTTTDACDPATINGTTTTTFPITTLGTTVVTWTFTDASGNSTTANQNIIIQDTTAPVTPTIADETFECSGTPTTPTTTDACDPATINGTTTTTFPITTLGTTVVTWTFTDASGNSTTANQNVIVQDTTAPVTPTIADETFECSGTPTTPTTTDACDPATINGTTTTTFPITTLGTTVVTWTFTDASGNSTTANQNVIVQDTTAPVTPTIADETFECSGTPTTPTTTDACDPATINGTTTTTFPITTLGTTVVTWTFTDASGNSTTADQNVIVQDTTAPVTPTIADETFECSGTPTTPTTTDACDPATINGTTTTTFPITTLGTTVVTWTFTDASGNSTTANQNVIIQDTTAPVTPTIADETFECSGTPTTPTTTDACDPATINGTTTTTFPITTLGTTVVTWTFTDASGNSTTANQNVIVQDTTAPVTPTIADETFECSGTPTTPTTTDACDPATINGTTTTTFPITTLGTTVVTWTFTDASGNSTTANQNVIVQDTTAPVTPTIADETFECSGTPTTPTTTDACDPATINGTTTTTFPITTLGTTVVTWTFTDASGNSTTANQNVIVQDTTAPVTPTIADETFECSGTPTTPTTTDACDPATINGTTTTTFPITTLGTTVVTWTFTDASGNSTTANQNVIIQDTTAPVTPTIADETFECSGTPTTPTTTDACDPATINGTTTTTFPITTLGTTVVTWTFTDASGNSTTANQNVIIQDTTAPVTPTIADETFECSGTPTTPTTTDACDPATINGTTTTTFPITTLGTTVVTWTFTDASGNSTTANQNVIIQDTTAPVTPTIADEIFECSGTPTTPTTTDACDPATINGTTTTTFPITTLGTTVVTWTFTDASGNSTTANQNVIVQDTTAPVTPTIADETFECSGTPTTPTTTDGCDPATINGTTTTTFPITTLGTTVVTWTFTDASGNSTTANQNVIVQDTTAPVTPTIADETFECSGTPTTPTTTDGCDPSTINGTTTTTFPITTLGTTVVTWTFTDASGNSTTANQNVIIQDTTAPVTPTIADETFECSGTPTTPTTTDACDPATINGTTTTTFPITTLGTTVVTWTFTDASGNSTTANQNVIVQDTTAPVTPTIADETFECSGTPTTPTTTDACDPATINGTTTTTFPITTLGTTVVTWTFTDASGNSTTANQNVIVQDTTAPVTPTIADETFECSGTPTTPTTTDGCDPSTINGTTTTTFPITTLGTTVVTWTFTDASGNSTTANQNVIIQDTTAPVTPTIADETFECSGTPTTPTTTDACDPATINGTTTTTFPITTLGTTVVTWTFTDASGNSTTANQNVIVQDTTAPVTPTIADETFECSGTPTTPTTTDACDPATINGTTTTTFPITTLGTTVVTWTFTDASGNSTTANQNVIVTSCTADLSITKTVNNAIVKVGDRIIYTVRLKNDGPEEAFGVQVTDILPFGLQYDASNSIIPAGTTYNTITNIWDLSNITVPNGQTIELKIAAIVARVGTITNVSEVTQNNQLDPDSTPNSGN from the coding sequence ATGAAGATAATTAGTTTTAAAAAAATTATATTTTTTCTATTTTTAGTAAATGTCCTTGGAATTTCAGCCCAAACAGTTACTAAAACGTATTCTGGTGGTATTGTTACTGTTGATGGAGAAACAGAGACATTACCTGGGGTTGTATTTGCAGCTTCAGATTTTCCAAGTGGATGTGTTGTAGAAAGTGTCTCTGTAATTATTACTTGGAACAAAACAGATGGTTCTTGCGCATCTCCTAATACGGGAAATTCTTATCATAATGAAACCGGATTTATAATTTCAGGGCCAATAGGAAACACAACTCTTGCTGCAACAGGTACTTGGTCAGGAAGTACAAGTATTAATAATGTAACAACAGCTTTTAATAGTTCAGGAGGATCTCCATCAGGCACACCGGTTAGCGGATCTTTCGGCGCACCAGGTTTATCAAGTTATATTGGAGATAATCCTATAGGAACTTGGAGTCTTATAGGTCAAGATACAGCAAATCAAGATCCTTTATGTATTATAAGTTATACTGTTGCTATTACAGTAACAAATATTAATGCAAATGCAGGCCCAAATATTACCTTATGTGAAGGAGAAACAACAAATTTATCTGCAACAGCAAACGGAACGGGACTTACCTATTCATGGGATAATGGTTTAGGAGCTGGGCAAACACAATCTTTTGTACATACAAAAACTGGAGGTGATGGAAATCAAAATGTAAACTATACAGTAACTGTAACAGATGCAAATGGTTGTACAGATACAGATGTTGTAAGAGTAACCTATAGAAGTGCTCCTGATGTAACAGTTACTAAAACTGATAGCGAATGTAACCAGGATAATGGAACTATTACATTTTCATTTCTAGATAATACTGCAAGAACAAATATTGAATTTAGTTTAGATAATCAAGCTTCATATGAATCTCCTGCTCCAAGTGATGCAAGTGGAAGTGTGACTTATTCTTCTTTAGCGCCAGGAACCTATAACATATGGACAAGATGGGGAAATAATCAATGTCCAGTTGATTTAGGTTCTATTACTATAGACGAAGTTGACACTACAGCTCCAGTAGCACCAACAATAGCAGACGAGACTTTTGAGTGTAGTGGAACACCAACGACGCCAACCACAACAGATGCTTGTGATCCAGCGACCATCAATGGAACAACCACAACAACGTTTCCAATCACGACCTTAGGAACTACCGTTGTAACGTGGACATTTACGGATGCCAGTGGAAATTCAACAACGGCAAATCAGAATGTAATTGTTCAAGATACGACAGCTCCAGTAACACCAACCATTGCAGATGAGACATTTGAATGTAGTGGAACACCAACGACGCCAACCACAACAGATGCTTGTGATCCAGCGACCATCAACGGAACAACCACAACAACTTTTCCAATCACGACTTTAGGAACTACAGTTGTTACTTGGACATTTACGGATGCCAGTGGAAATTCAACAACCGCGGATCAGAATGTAATTGTTCAAGATACGACAGCTCCAGTAACACCAACCATTGCAGATGAGATATTTGAATGTAGTGGAACACCAACGACGCCAACCACAACAGATGCTTGTGATCCAGCGACCATCAACGGAACAACCACAACAACTTTTCCAATCACGACTTTAGGAACTACAGTTGTTACTTGGACATTTACGGATGCCAGTGGAAATTCAACAACCGCGGATCAGAATGTAATTGTTCAAGATACGACAGCACCAGTAACGCCAACAATAGCAGACGAGACTTTTGAGTGTAGTGGAACACCAACGACGCCAACCACAACAGATGCTTGTGATCCAGCAACTATCAATGGAACTACTACGACGACTTTTCCAATCACAACATTAGGAACTACAGTTGTTACTTGGACATTTACGGATGCCAGTGGAAATTCAACAACGGCAAATCAGAATATAATCATTCAAGATACGACAGCTCCAGTAACACCAACCATTGCAGATGAGACATTTGAATGTAGTGGAACACCAACGACGCCAACCACAACAGATGCTTGTGATCCAGCGACCATCAATGGAACAACCACAACAACTTTTCCAATTACTACATTAGGAACTACAGTTGTTACGTGGACATTTACGGATGCCAGTGGAAATTCAACAACGGCAAATCAGAATGTAATTATTCAGGATACGACAGCACCAGTAACGCCAACAATAGCAGACGAGACTTTTGAGTGTAGTGGAACACCAACGACGCCAACCACAACAGATGCTTGTGATCCAGCAACTATCAATGGAACTACTACGACGACTTTTCCAATCACAACATTAGGAACTACAGTTGTTACTTGGACATTTACGGATGCCAGTGGAAATTCAACAACGGCAAATCAGAATGTAATTGTTCAAGATACGACAGCTCCAGTAACACCAACCATTGCAGATGAGACATTTGAATGTAGTGGAACACCAACGACGCCAACCACAACAGATGCTTGTGATCCAGCGACCATCAACGGAACAACCACAACAACTTTTCCAATCACGACTTTAGGAACTACAGTTGTTACTTGGACATTTACGGATGCCAGTGGAAATTCAACAACCGCGGATCAGAATGTAATTGTTCAAGATACGACAGCTCCAGTAACACCAACCATTGCAGATGAGATATTTGAATGTAGTGGAACACCAACGACGCCAACCACAACAGATGCTTGTGATCCAGCAACTATCAATGGAACTACTACGACGACTTTTCCAATCACAACATTAGGAACTACAGTTGTTACTTGGACATTTACGGATGCCAGTGGAAATTCAACAACGGCAAATCAGAATATAATCATTCAAGATACGACAGCTCCAGTAACACCAACCATTGCAGATGAGACATTTGAATGTAGTGGAACACCAACGACGCCAACCACAACAGATGCTTGTGATCCAGCAACTATCAATGGAACTACTACAACAACTTTTCCAATCACGACTTTAGGAACTACAGTTGTTACTTGGACATTTACGGATGCCAGTGGAAATTCAACAACGGCAAATCAGAATGTAATTGTTCAAGATACGACAGCTCCAGTAACACCAACCATTGCAGATGAGACATTTGAATGTAGTGGAACACCAACGACGCCAACCACAACAGATGCTTGTGATCCAGCAACTATCAATGGAACTACTACAACAACTTTTCCAATCACGACTTTAGGAACTACAGTTGTTACTTGGACATTTACGGATGCCAGTGGAAATTCAACAACGGCAAATCAGAATGTAATTGTTCAAGATACGACAGCTCCAGTAACACCAACCATTGCAGATGAGACATTTGAATGTAGTGGAACACCAACGACGCCAACCACAACAGATGCTTGTGATCCAGCGACCATCAACGGAACAACCACAACAACTTTTCCAATCACGACTTTAGGAACTACAGTTGTTACTTGGACATTTACGGATGCCAGTGGAAATTCAACAACGGCAAATCAGAATGTAATTATTCAGGATACTACAGCACCAGTAACGCCAACAATAGCAGACGAGACTTTTGAGTGTAGTGGAACACCAACGACGCCAACCACAACAGATGCTTGTGATCCAGCAACTATCAATGGAACTACTACGACGACTTTTCCAATCACAACATTAGGAACTACAGTTGTTACTTGGACATTTACGGATGCCAGTGGAAATTCAACAACGGCAAATCAGAATGTAATTGTTCAAGATACGACAGCTCCAGTAACACCAACCATTGCAGATGAGACATTTGAATGTAGTGGAACACCAACGACGCCAACCACAACAGATGCTTGTGATCCAGCGACCATCAACGGAACAACCACAACAACTTTTCCAATCACGACTTTAGGAACTACAGTTGTTACTTGGACATTTACGGATGCCAGTGGAAATTCAACAACCGCGGATCAGAATGTAATTGTTCAAGATACGACAGCTCCAGTAACACCAACCATTGCAGATGAGATATTTGAATGTAGTGGAACACCAACGACGCCAACCACAACAGATGCTTGTGATCCAGCAACTATCAATGGAACTACTACGACGACTTTTCCAATCACAACATTAGGAACTACAGTTGTTACTTGGACATTTACGGATGCCAGTGGAAATTCAACAACGGCAAATCAGAATATAATCATTCAAGATACGACAGCTCCAGTAACACCAACCATTGCAGATGAGACATTTGAATGTAGTGGAACACCAACGACGCCAACCACAACAGATGCTTGTGATCCAGCAACTATCAATGGAACTACTACAACAACTTTTCCAATCACGACTTTAGGAACTACAGTTGTTACTTGGACATTTACGGATGCCAGTGGAAATTCAACAACGGCAAATCAGAATGTAATTGTTCAAGATACGACAGCTCCAGTAACACCAACCATTGCAGATGAGACATTTGAATGTAGTGGAACACCAACGACGCCAACCACAACAGATGCTTGTGATCCAGCAACTATCAATGGAACTACTACAACAACTTTTCCAATCACGACTTTAGGAACTACAGTTGTTACTTGGACATTTACGGATGCCAGTGGAAATTCAACAACGGCAAATCAGAATGTAATTGTTCAAGATACGACAGCTCCAGTAACACCAACCATTGCAGATGAGACATTTGAATGTAGTGGAACACCAACGACGCCAACCACAACAGATGCTTGTGATCCAGCAACTATCAATGGAACTACTACAACAACTTTTCCAATCACGACTTTAGGAACTACAGTTGTTACTTGGACATTTACGGATGCCAGTGGAAATTCAACAACCGCGGATCAGAATGTAATTGTTCAAGATACGACAGCTCCAGTAACACCAACCATTGCAGATGAGACATTTGAATGTAGTGGAACACCAACGACGCCAACCACAACAGATGCTTGTGATCCAGCGACCATCAACGGAACAACCACAACAACTTTTCCAATCACGACTTTAGGAACTACAGTTGTTACTTGGACATTTACGGATGCCAGTGGAAATTCAACAACGGCAAATCAGAATGTAATTATTCAGGATACTACAGCACCAGTAACGCCAACAATAGCAGACGAGACTTTTGAGTGTAGTGGAACACCAACGACGCCAACAACAACAGATGCTTGTGATCCAGCGACCATCAATGGAACCACAACTACAACTTTTCCAATCACGACTTTAGGAACTACAGTTGTTACTTGGACATTTACGGATGCCAGTGGAAATTCAACAACGGCAAATCAGAATGTAATTGTTCAAGATACGACAGCTCCAGTAACACCAACCATTGCAGATGAGACATTTGAATGTAGTGGAACACCAACGACGCCAACCACAACAGATGCTTGTGATCCAGCAACTATCAATGGAACTACTACAACAACTTTTCCAATCACGACTTTAGGAACTACAGTTGTTACTTGGACATTTACGGATGCCAGTGGAAATTCAACAACGGCAAATCAGAATGTAATTGTTCAAGATACGACAGCTCCAGTAACACCAACCATTGCAGATGAGACATTTGAATGTAGTGGAACACCAACGACGCCAACCACAACAGATGCTTGTGATCCAGCAACTATCAATGGAACTACTACAACAACTTTTCCAATCACGACTTTAGGAACTACAGTTGTTACTTGGACATTTACGGATGCCAGTGGAAATTCAACAACGGCAAATCAGAATGTAATTGTTCAAGATACGACAGCTCCAGTAACACCAACCATTGCAGATGAGACATTTGAATGTAGTGGAACACCAACGACGCCAACCACAACAGATGCTTGTGATCCAGCGACCATCAACGGAACTACTACAACGACTTTCCCAATCACGACTTTAGGAACTACAGTTGTTACGTGGACATTTACTGATGCGAGTGGAAATTCAACAACGGCAAATCAGAATGTAATCATTCAAGATACGACAGCTCCAGTAACACCAACGATTGCAGATGAGACTTTTGAGTGTAGCGGAACACCAACAACGCCAACCACTACAGATGCTTGTGATCCAGCAACCATCAACGGAACAACCACAACAACTTTTCCAATCACGACTTTAGGAACTACAGTTGTTACTTGGACATTTACGGATGCCAGTGGAAATTCAACAACGGCAAATCAGAATGTAATTATTCAGGATACGACAGCACCAGTAACGCCAACAATAGCAGATGAGACTTTTGAGTGTAGTGGAACACCAACGACGCCAACCACAACAGATGCTTGTGATCCAGCAACTATCAATGGAACTACTACGACGACTTTCCCAATCACGACCTTAGGAACCACAGTTGTAACGTGGACATTTACGGATGCCAGTGGAAATTCAACAACGGCAAATCAGAATGTAATTATTCAGGATACGACAGCTCCAGTAACACCAACCATTGCAGATGAGATATTTGAATGTAGTGGAACACCAACGACGCCAACCACAACAGATGCTTGTGATCCAGCGACCATCAACGGAACAACCACAACAACTTTTCCAATCACGACCTTAGGAACCACAGTTGTAACGTGGACATTTACGGATGCCAGTGGAAATTCAACAACGGCAAATCAGAATGTAATTGTTCAAGATACAACAGCTCCAGTAACACCAACAATTGCAGATGAGACTTTTGAGTGTAGTGGAACGCCAACGACGCCAACCACAACAGATGGATGTGACCCAGCGACCATCAACGGAACTACTACAACGACTTTCCCAATCACGACTTTAGGAACTACAGTTGTTACTTGGACATTTACGGATGCCAGTGGAAATTCAACAACGGCAAATCAGAATGTAATTGTTCAAGATACAACAGCTCCAGTAACACCAACAATTGCAGATGAGACTTTTGAGTGTAGTGGAACGCCAACGACGCCAACCACAACAGATGGATGTGACCCATCAACCATCAACGGAACAACAACGACAACGTTTCCAATCACGACTTTAGGAACTACAGTTGTTACTTGGACATTTACGGATGCCAGTGGAAATTCAACAACGGCAAATCAGAATGTAATTATTCAGGATACGACAGCACCAGTAACACCAACCATTGCAGATGAGACATTTGAATGTAGTGGAACACCAACGACGCCAACCACAACAGATGCTTGTGATCCAGCGACCATCAACGGAACAACCACAACAACTTTTCCAATCACGACTTTAGGAACTACAGTTGTTACTTGGACATTTACGGATGCCAGTGGAAATTCAACAACGGCAAATCAGAATGTAATTGTTCAAGATACGACAGCTCCAGTAACGCCAACAATAGCAGACGAGACTTTTGAGTGTAGTGGAACACCAACGACGCCAACCACAACAGATGCTTGTGATCCAGCGACCATCAATGGAACAACAACGACAACGTTTCCAATCACGACTTTAGGAACTACAGTTGTTACTTGGACATTTACGGATGCCAGTGGAAATTCAACAACGGCAAATCAGAATGTAATTGTTCAAGATACAACAGCTCCAGTAACACCAACAATTGCAGATGAGACTTTTGAGTGTAGTGGAACGCCAACGACGCCAACCACAACAGATGGATGTGACCCATCAACCATCAACGGAACAACAACGACAACGTTTCCAATCACGACTTTAGGAACTACAGTTGTTACTTGGACATTTACGGATGCCAGTGGAAATTCAACAACGGCAAATCAGAATGTAATTATTCAGGATACGACAGCACCAGTAACACCAACCATTGCAGATGAGACATTTGAATGTAGTGGAACACCAACGACGCCAACCACAACAGATGCTTGTGATCCAGCGACCATCAACGGAACAACCACAACAACTTTTCCAATCACGACTTTAGGAACTACAGTTGTTACTTGGACATTTACGGATGCCAGTGGAAATTCAACAACGGCAAATCAGAATGTAATTGTTCAAGATACGACAGCTCCAGTAACGCCAACAATAGCAGACGAGACTTTTGAGTGTAGTGGAACACCAACGACGCCAACCACAACAGATGCTTGTGATCCAGCGACCATCAATGGAACAACAACGACAACGTTTCCAATCACGACTTTAGGAACTACAGTTGTTACTTGGACATTTACGGATGCCAGTGGAAATTCAACAACGGCAAATCAGAATGTAATAGTAACTTCTTGTACTGCTGATTTAAGCATAACAAAAACAGTTAATAATGCTATCGTCAAAGTTGGAGATAGAATCATTTATACAGTAAGATTGAAAAATGATGGACCTGAAGAAGCTTTTGGTGTTCAGGTTACAGATATACTCCCATTTGGACTTCAATATGATGCTAGTAATTCAATTATCCCTGCAGGAACAACATATAATACTATTACTAATATTTGGGATTTAAGTAATATTACTGTGCCAAATGGTCAAACAATAGAATTGAAAATTGCAGCTATAGTAGCAAGAGTTGGTACAATTACTAATGTTTCAGAAGTAACACAAAATAACCAATTAGACCCAGATTCTACTCCTAATAGTGGTAATTAG